A genomic region of Christiangramia sp. OXR-203 contains the following coding sequences:
- the ftsA gene encoding cell division protein FtsA, producing MEQNDIAVGLDIGTTKIVAMIGRKNEYGKVEIVGIGKSKSLGVHRGVVNNITQTIQSIQQAIQEAEADSGLKISEVVVGIAGQHIRSLQHSDYITRQNPDEVIDSEDIHTLCNQVHKLVMLPGEEIIHVLPQEFKVDGQAEIKEPIGMYGGRLEANFHVVVGQVSSIRNIGRCVKSAGLELSAVTLEPLASANAVLSQEEKEAGVALIDIGGGTTDLAIFKDGIIRHTAVIPFGGNVITEDIKEGCSIIEKQAELLKIKFGSAWPGENKDNEIVSIPGLRGREPKEITLKNLSKIIHARVVEIIDQVYLEIKNYGHDEQKKKLIAGIVLTGGGAQLKHLKQLVEYITGMDTRIGYPNEHLAGNNDSETTSPVYATAVGLVMNSLEKGNNKYQEEVVLSKNQMVEDEVEEQNHDQDDDEHDTFREEPSSNKVARKSIFDKWAEKFKDFLDNAE from the coding sequence TAGATATTGGAACTACCAAGATTGTGGCTATGATCGGCCGCAAGAATGAGTATGGAAAAGTAGAGATCGTAGGCATAGGAAAATCAAAGTCCCTGGGCGTACATCGCGGAGTGGTGAATAATATCACCCAGACGATCCAGTCTATCCAGCAGGCAATACAGGAAGCAGAAGCCGATAGCGGTTTAAAGATCAGTGAAGTGGTAGTTGGAATTGCAGGACAGCATATTCGAAGCCTTCAGCATAGTGATTATATTACCAGGCAAAATCCTGATGAGGTTATAGATTCTGAAGACATTCATACGTTATGCAACCAGGTTCATAAACTGGTTATGTTGCCGGGAGAAGAGATCATTCATGTGCTTCCGCAGGAATTTAAAGTAGACGGGCAGGCGGAGATCAAAGAACCTATCGGGATGTACGGTGGAAGACTGGAAGCTAACTTTCATGTCGTTGTAGGACAGGTTTCTTCGATCAGAAATATTGGTCGATGCGTGAAAAGCGCCGGACTTGAACTTTCAGCAGTAACGTTGGAGCCGTTAGCTTCAGCAAATGCAGTTCTTAGCCAGGAGGAAAAAGAGGCAGGTGTGGCACTTATCGATATAGGTGGTGGTACTACAGATCTTGCAATTTTTAAAGATGGTATCATCAGGCATACTGCGGTAATTCCTTTTGGTGGAAATGTGATTACTGAAGATATTAAGGAAGGATGTTCAATTATTGAAAAGCAGGCAGAATTACTAAAGATCAAATTTGGATCTGCATGGCCGGGTGAAAATAAGGATAATGAGATCGTTTCTATCCCAGGTTTACGTGGAAGAGAGCCGAAGGAGATCACTTTGAAGAATCTCTCCAAGATCATCCATGCACGAGTAGTAGAGATCATCGACCAGGTTTACCTGGAGATTAAGAATTACGGACACGATGAGCAAAAGAAAAAATTGATCGCTGGAATCGTTCTTACCGGAGGTGGTGCTCAATTGAAGCATCTTAAGCAACTGGTAGAATATATTACGGGAATGGATACCAGAATAGGATATCCTAACGAACATCTGGCCGGGAATAATGATTCAGAAACCACCAGTCCGGTATATGCTACGGCAGTTGGATTGGTAATGAATAGCCTTGAAAAAGGGAATAACAAGTATCAGGAGGAAGTTGTGCTCTCTAAAAACCAAATGGTAGAAGATGAGGTTGAAGAGCAAAATCATGACCAGGATGATGATGAACATGATACTTTCAGGGAAGAGCCCTCTTCCAATAAGGTTGCACGAAAAAGCATCTTTGATAAATGGGCAGAGAAATTCAAGGATTTCTTAGACAATGCAGAATAA
- the ftsZ gene encoding cell division protein FtsZ has protein sequence MSSTEFGDISFDLPKNQSNVIKVIGVGGGGSNAINHMFQAGIKGVDFVVCNTDSQALENSSVPNKIQLGVTLTEGLGAGANPEIGEKAAVESFEEIKQMLDTNTKMIFITAGMGGGTGTGAAPIIAKQAKELDILTVGIVTIPFQFEGRNRNEQAQLGVERLRKHVDSLIVINNNKLREVYGNLGFKAGFSKADEVLATASRGIAEVITHHYTQNIDLRDAKTVLSNSGTAIMGSAQASGASRATDAIMKALDSPLLNDNKITGAKNVLLLIVSGNEEITIDEIGEINDHIQLEAGHSANIIMGVGEDESLEDSIAVTIIATGFDVEQQNEITNTETKKIIHTLEDEQRAEQELIAKRTGSVSEVAQDRNDDIEDAQIEFEAPKKEEKIVHTLDENVEEVDEVGKIQKKVEDIYKTPDFARKLDVVYEEVNPEEFIINDTSETLDTENFKESEEGKSESEEQFMFTFDIPMNQKEEKKQLSEKKEEVKRHSLNDEEEESTRNIHVNEHVEIVPVTENSAKGVKRYSLDDYMEIEQKLESSKAPEKEEEKDETVAFEKKTVAPAPSRENDNDEHDPFDNPISSEVVRQRTAERKAKMKEFNYKFRTGSAQIDEIEKQPAYKRAGIELNNSKHGESKLSRTSIEQDDNNELHFRKNNSFLHDNVD, from the coding sequence ATGAGCAGTACAGAATTTGGAGACATCTCATTCGATTTACCAAAGAACCAATCGAACGTCATCAAAGTGATTGGAGTTGGAGGTGGAGGAAGCAACGCCATTAACCATATGTTCCAGGCAGGAATTAAAGGGGTTGATTTTGTTGTTTGTAATACCGACTCCCAGGCTTTGGAGAACAGTTCGGTTCCAAACAAGATCCAGTTAGGGGTAACTTTAACTGAAGGACTTGGAGCAGGTGCAAATCCTGAGATCGGTGAGAAAGCGGCAGTAGAAAGCTTTGAGGAAATAAAGCAAATGTTGGATACCAATACCAAGATGATCTTTATCACTGCAGGTATGGGTGGTGGTACCGGGACTGGTGCTGCTCCAATAATAGCAAAACAGGCAAAAGAACTGGATATTTTAACGGTTGGTATCGTGACCATTCCATTTCAGTTCGAAGGAAGAAACAGAAACGAACAGGCACAATTAGGAGTTGAAAGATTGCGCAAGCATGTAGATTCGCTAATTGTGATCAATAATAACAAACTTCGTGAGGTTTATGGAAATCTTGGTTTTAAAGCCGGATTCTCGAAAGCTGATGAAGTGTTGGCAACTGCATCCAGAGGAATTGCAGAAGTTATAACGCACCATTATACTCAGAATATTGACCTTCGCGATGCGAAGACTGTATTGAGTAATTCTGGAACTGCGATTATGGGTTCTGCCCAGGCTTCAGGAGCCAGTAGAGCTACAGATGCGATCATGAAAGCACTTGATTCGCCATTATTGAACGATAATAAGATCACCGGAGCCAAAAATGTTTTACTGCTTATTGTATCTGGTAACGAGGAGATCACTATCGATGAAATTGGAGAGATCAATGACCATATTCAGCTTGAAGCTGGGCATAGCGCTAACATCATTATGGGTGTTGGAGAGGACGAATCTTTAGAAGACTCTATCGCCGTGACTATTATCGCTACTGGGTTCGATGTAGAACAGCAAAATGAGATCACTAATACTGAAACTAAAAAGATCATTCATACCCTGGAAGACGAGCAAAGAGCTGAGCAGGAATTGATCGCTAAAAGAACTGGTTCAGTTTCTGAAGTAGCTCAGGACAGGAATGATGACATTGAAGATGCTCAGATAGAATTTGAGGCACCGAAAAAGGAAGAAAAGATCGTTCACACTCTGGACGAAAATGTAGAGGAAGTAGACGAGGTTGGTAAAATTCAGAAAAAGGTAGAAGATATTTACAAAACACCAGATTTCGCAAGAAAGCTTGATGTTGTCTACGAGGAAGTGAATCCTGAAGAGTTTATCATCAATGATACTTCAGAAACACTGGATACTGAAAATTTCAAAGAATCTGAAGAAGGTAAATCTGAAAGCGAAGAACAGTTTATGTTTACTTTCGATATCCCAATGAATCAGAAGGAAGAGAAGAAGCAGCTTTCAGAAAAGAAAGAAGAGGTAAAGCGGCATTCTTTAAATGATGAAGAGGAAGAGTCTACAAGAAATATTCATGTGAACGAACATGTAGAGATCGTTCCCGTAACCGAAAATTCTGCCAAGGGAGTAAAGCGATATAGTCTTGATGATTATATGGAGATCGAGCAGAAACTTGAAAGTTCCAAGGCTCCGGAAAAGGAGGAAGAGAAGGACGAAACAGTAGCTTTTGAAAAAAAGACTGTAGCTCCGGCTCCTTCAAGAGAGAATGACAACGATGAGCATGATCCATTCGACAATCCAATTTCTTCTGAAGTTGTGCGTCAACGTACGGCAGAGCGTAAAGCGAAGATGAAGGAATTCAATTATAAGTTTAGAACTGGTTCAGCTCAGATCGATGAGATTGAAAAGCAGCCAGCTTATAAAAGAGCAGGAATTGAGTTGAATAATTCGAAGCATGGTGAAAGTAAACTTTCAAGAACCAGTATCGAGCAGGATGATAATAACGAATTACATTTTAGAAAGAACAACTCTTTCCTACACGACAATGTTGACTAA
- a CDS encoding inorganic diphosphatase codes for MRKCLLILIFILVASCKSRQDLLATSLLSKNGNYQAVIEIPAGTNAKVEYDKDLRLFSTSLRNGKERIIDFLAYPANYGFIPSTYSDPANGGDGDALDIMILSSTLKSGDIVEFIPIGIIKMVDAGEEDFKIIAIPARMELRTIQAENYQQLYENYPGALNILENWFSNYDLEDDTVIQGWGDETDAIKEIERLRLKL; via the coding sequence ATGAGAAAGTGTCTGCTTATTCTTATTTTCATATTGGTTGCATCCTGCAAATCTAGGCAGGACCTGTTGGCTACTAGTTTACTTTCAAAAAATGGGAATTACCAGGCAGTGATCGAAATACCGGCAGGCACTAATGCTAAAGTAGAATACGATAAGGACTTAAGACTTTTTAGTACTTCCCTTCGTAATGGTAAGGAAAGGATCATAGATTTCCTGGCTTACCCTGCGAACTATGGGTTTATACCTTCCACTTATTCAGATCCAGCGAATGGAGGTGATGGCGATGCCTTGGACATCATGATACTTAGTAGCACACTGAAATCTGGGGATATCGTGGAATTCATTCCAATTGGCATCATTAAAATGGTAGATGCGGGCGAAGAAGACTTTAAAATCATTGCCATCCCAGCCAGAATGGAATTAAGAACAATACAGGCTGAAAATTACCAGCAACTATACGAGAATTATCCTGGAGCACTGAATATTCTTGAGAATTGGTTTTCAAATTATGACCTGGAAGACGATACCGTAATTCAAGGTTGGGGTGATGAAACGGATGCAATTAAAGAAATTGAGAGGCTTCGGCTAAAATTGTAA
- a CDS encoding helicase HerA-like domain-containing protein has protein sequence MNTSEKFVDHISSEYNTKGDYIYLGAGMLDEQVFADAPVKIPLKTMNRHGLIAGATGTGKSKTLQILAENLSQKGVPVLLMDVKGDLSGIAKASEGATFIDERHEKLGFPFTPDAAPVEMLSLSEQDGVRLRATVSEFGPVLLSRILDLNDTQSGIMAIIFKYCDDNQLPLLDLKDLKKMLQYTTEEGKEEISKEYGRISSASTGAILRKIIALEQQGAEQFFGEKSFEVNDLLRKTSDGKGYVNILRLTDIQDRPKLFSTFMLSLLAEIYSTFPEKGDMDKPELVLFIDEAHLIFDEASDALLDQIESIVKLIRSKGVGLYFVTQNPADVPEEVLGQLGLKIQHALRAFTAKDRKAIKLAAENYPISEFYDTKDMLTSLGIGEAMVSALDEKGRPSPLVATMLRAPMSRMDILSDSELRQINKNSELARKYNEKIDRESAYEILNKKIEEADREEAKQQAKEQREKVTKTSSRRKSGRSREGAIIKVLTSATFIRGVMGILNKFLK, from the coding sequence ATGAACACATCAGAAAAGTTTGTAGATCACATATCTTCGGAATATAACACTAAAGGTGATTATATCTATCTGGGCGCAGGAATGCTTGACGAACAAGTTTTTGCCGATGCTCCAGTTAAGATTCCGTTGAAAACAATGAACCGGCACGGACTAATTGCAGGTGCTACAGGAACCGGAAAATCAAAAACCCTGCAAATCCTTGCTGAAAACCTATCTCAGAAAGGAGTGCCGGTTTTACTGATGGACGTAAAGGGAGATCTGAGTGGAATCGCGAAAGCTTCAGAAGGTGCCACTTTTATAGATGAACGTCATGAAAAACTTGGATTTCCATTCACTCCAGATGCTGCACCGGTAGAAATGCTAAGTCTCTCAGAACAGGATGGAGTGAGACTTAGAGCTACAGTAAGTGAATTTGGCCCAGTGCTTTTATCCAGAATACTGGATTTAAATGATACCCAATCCGGGATCATGGCGATCATATTCAAATATTGTGATGATAATCAATTGCCACTTCTGGACCTTAAGGATCTTAAAAAGATGCTTCAGTATACCACAGAGGAAGGTAAGGAGGAGATCAGTAAGGAATATGGTAGAATTTCAAGCGCATCTACAGGTGCTATTCTTCGGAAGATCATTGCACTGGAACAACAAGGCGCAGAGCAGTTCTTTGGCGAAAAATCTTTTGAGGTAAACGATCTCCTAAGAAAAACATCAGACGGAAAGGGATACGTGAATATTTTGAGGCTTACCGATATTCAGGACAGGCCAAAGTTATTCTCAACATTCATGCTTTCATTACTTGCTGAAATTTATTCAACCTTTCCAGAGAAAGGCGATATGGATAAACCGGAACTTGTCTTATTTATAGATGAAGCACATCTCATTTTTGATGAAGCTTCAGATGCATTGCTTGATCAAATTGAAAGTATCGTAAAACTGATACGTTCCAAGGGCGTAGGACTTTACTTCGTTACTCAGAATCCAGCCGATGTTCCTGAAGAAGTTCTGGGACAGCTGGGACTTAAAATTCAGCATGCATTAAGGGCTTTCACGGCTAAGGATCGAAAGGCTATTAAACTTGCTGCTGAAAATTACCCGATTTCCGAATTTTACGATACCAAAGATATGCTTACCTCGTTAGGTATTGGAGAGGCCATGGTTTCAGCATTAGATGAAAAAGGAAGACCTTCTCCTCTGGTAGCGACCATGTTGCGCGCACCAATGAGTAGAATGGACATATTAAGTGATTCAGAATTAAGACAAATCAACAAAAATTCTGAACTTGCTCGAAAATATAACGAGAAAATTGACCGCGAAAGTGCTTACGAGATACTGAATAAAAAGATCGAAGAAGCAGATCGTGAAGAGGCTAAACAACAGGCTAAAGAACAACGAGAAAAAGTAACAAAAACCAGTAGCCGTCGTAAAAGTGGACGTTCCCGTGAAGGTGCGATCATCAAAGTGCTAACCAGTGCAACTTTTATACGCGGCGTAATGGGAATATTGAATAAATTTTTAAAATAA
- a CDS encoding LD-carboxypeptidase, translating into MKRRNFVYGLGLAGLSIPLQSLSATAEQQISTNKKLLPKRLSEGDTIGITSPAGAIFDSEPYEIARENLEAMGLKVRFGEFAKSRYGHLAGTDEERASELNQMFGDPAIDAIISLRGGSGAARIIDKLDYELIRKNPKIFIGYSDITALHLAIYEKTGLVTFHGPMASSSWNTFNYDIFRQLLFEGKKIEYTNPENLNFLEVQTNNRIRTINNGYAKGELLGGNLSVLTSIMGTPYFPTDWSNKILYLEDIGEKIYAVDRMMSQLKLGGILDKISGFVFGKCTGCDPGGSGYGSLTMEEVIDHYIKPLNIPAFSGAMIGHIDDNSTIPNGIEAEINSNTGTIKILKPAVK; encoded by the coding sequence ATGAAAAGACGCAATTTCGTTTACGGCCTGGGACTTGCCGGTTTAAGTATTCCACTACAATCACTTTCAGCAACTGCAGAGCAGCAAATTTCAACTAATAAGAAACTTCTACCGAAAAGACTTTCTGAAGGAGATACTATTGGAATAACAAGTCCTGCAGGAGCAATCTTTGACAGTGAACCTTATGAGATCGCCCGGGAAAACCTGGAAGCGATGGGACTAAAAGTAAGATTTGGAGAATTTGCTAAAAGCAGGTATGGTCACCTCGCTGGCACTGATGAAGAACGCGCTTCAGAATTGAATCAAATGTTTGGTGACCCTGCAATTGATGCAATCATTTCACTTCGGGGTGGTTCGGGAGCTGCAAGAATCATAGATAAACTTGATTATGAGCTCATTCGTAAGAATCCGAAGATTTTCATAGGCTACAGTGATATTACAGCATTGCATCTTGCGATCTACGAAAAAACGGGTCTAGTGACTTTTCATGGACCCATGGCAAGCTCTTCATGGAATACATTTAATTACGATATTTTTCGCCAGTTGCTATTCGAAGGAAAAAAGATCGAATATACCAATCCTGAAAACCTGAATTTTCTGGAAGTCCAAACCAACAATAGAATAAGAACTATCAATAATGGTTACGCAAAAGGGGAATTACTAGGTGGAAACCTCTCTGTGCTTACTTCGATCATGGGAACACCTTATTTTCCTACTGACTGGTCGAATAAAATCCTGTATCTCGAAGATATAGGAGAAAAGATTTATGCCGTAGACCGGATGATGTCCCAACTTAAACTTGGAGGTATACTGGATAAGATCTCCGGATTTGTCTTCGGAAAATGTACAGGCTGTGATCCTGGTGGAAGTGGCTATGGTTCACTTACCATGGAGGAAGTTATAGACCATTATATCAAACCTTTAAATATCCCGGCATTCTCAGGTGCAATGATTGGCCATATAGACGATAACAGCACCATCCCTAACGGAATTGAAGCTGAAATAAACAGCAACACCGGTACTATCAAAATATTAAAACCTGCAGTTAAATGA
- a CDS encoding D-alanyl-D-alanine carboxypeptidase, producing MRLKVFLAVLSILGLSSCASGLLRKTTEFEKIHHGFTGIILLDAESGKNIYQYNAHKSFTPASNTKILSLYSAIKSLEDSIFTFRYRKTEDSLIFSATGDPGLLDPEVSSNTTLQFLRNSKDSIYYQKANWKQEVYGAGWSWDDFEYAFSPQISAMPIYGNTVSFTMVNKDLKVSPGIFTNYAQTINSETLEKLKGTNQFRVPKKLQKNDTLRIPFETSEDLSIRIIEQEIGRTIKIIPPGPKASHIIKSTASDSLYKQMMHTSDNLIAEQLLIMISEKISDTMSTEIAIDYAKNNFFKGLPDEFQWVDGSGLSRYNMNTPANLSSILKRLLDEKGEDWVSTIFPTAGKHGTLTNLLTDEEAFVFAKSGSLKNNYSLSGYLRTNSDRLLIFSIMNSNHMNSPEEIKAEVLKLLIHIRNNY from the coding sequence ATGCGTCTGAAGGTCTTCTTAGCAGTTTTATCCATTCTCGGCCTGAGTTCATGTGCTTCAGGTTTATTGCGGAAAACAACTGAGTTTGAAAAGATTCACCATGGATTTACCGGGATCATACTTTTAGATGCCGAATCAGGGAAGAATATCTATCAGTATAATGCCCACAAATCTTTTACTCCAGCTTCCAATACCAAAATATTGAGCCTCTATTCCGCCATAAAATCTCTCGAGGACAGCATCTTTACATTTAGATACCGGAAAACTGAAGATTCTCTCATTTTTTCAGCTACCGGAGATCCCGGATTACTGGATCCAGAAGTGTCTTCCAATACAACTTTGCAATTTCTACGGAATTCTAAAGATTCTATCTATTATCAAAAAGCCAACTGGAAGCAGGAGGTTTATGGTGCCGGATGGAGCTGGGATGATTTTGAATACGCGTTCTCACCACAAATATCTGCAATGCCGATTTATGGGAATACAGTAAGTTTTACGATGGTGAATAAAGATCTAAAAGTATCTCCGGGAATTTTTACCAATTACGCCCAAACTATTAATTCTGAAACACTGGAAAAGCTTAAGGGCACGAATCAATTCAGGGTTCCAAAGAAACTTCAGAAGAACGATACGCTAAGAATTCCTTTTGAAACTTCAGAAGACTTAAGCATCAGGATCATTGAACAAGAAATTGGGCGAACTATAAAAATCATTCCACCAGGACCAAAAGCCAGTCATATTATAAAATCCACAGCCTCCGATAGTCTTTACAAACAAATGATGCATACCAGCGATAATCTAATTGCGGAACAATTACTTATCATGATTTCAGAAAAAATATCGGATACCATGAGTACAGAGATCGCTATAGACTATGCTAAAAATAATTTTTTCAAAGGACTGCCTGATGAATTTCAATGGGTAGATGGCTCTGGATTATCAAGATATAATATGAACACTCCTGCTAACTTATCGAGCATTTTGAAACGTTTGTTGGATGAAAAAGGTGAGGACTGGGTTTCGACCATTTTTCCTACAGCTGGTAAGCATGGAACTCTTACAAACTTACTAACGGACGAAGAAGCATTTGTATTTGCAAAATCAGGAAGTTTAAAAAATAATTATAGCCTTAGCGGCTATCTGAGAACGAATAGCGACCGACTTCTAATTTTCAGTATAATGAATTCCAATCATATGAATTCTCCTGAAGAAATAAAAGCTGAAGTTTTAAAGCTTCTTATTCACATTAGAAACAACTATTGA
- a CDS encoding 7-carboxy-7-deazaguanine synthase QueE, whose protein sequence is MISEETKSLVDKGIMLPLMEEFYTIQGEGFHKGTAAYFIRIGGCDVGCHWCDVKESWDASTHPPTHIGEIVENATRHSKTIVITGGEPLTWDMTALTQNLKNQGCDIHIETSGAYKLTGTWDWICLSPKKIKLPTEEIYPLANELKVIVFNRHDLKFAEEQAAKVSENCILYLQPEWSNRDKVIPMIVDYVMENPRWKVSLQTHKYLNIP, encoded by the coding sequence ATGATTTCAGAAGAGACAAAGAGCCTGGTTGATAAAGGAATAATGCTTCCACTCATGGAAGAATTTTATACGATCCAGGGTGAGGGATTCCACAAAGGAACGGCTGCATATTTTATTAGGATTGGTGGTTGTGATGTAGGTTGTCACTGGTGCGATGTGAAGGAAAGCTGGGATGCCAGTACGCACCCGCCTACGCATATTGGGGAAATCGTCGAGAATGCTACCCGTCATAGTAAAACTATTGTGATCACGGGAGGTGAACCATTAACCTGGGATATGACAGCTCTAACTCAAAATCTTAAAAACCAAGGTTGTGATATTCATATTGAGACTTCAGGAGCTTATAAACTTACGGGTACCTGGGACTGGATATGTCTTTCTCCAAAGAAAATCAAATTGCCAACCGAGGAGATCTATCCTCTGGCCAATGAGTTAAAGGTTATTGTTTTTAATAGACATGACCTGAAGTTTGCTGAAGAGCAGGCAGCGAAAGTCAGTGAGAACTGTATCTTATACTTACAACCAGAATGGAGTAACCGCGATAAAGTGATCCCAATGATCGTTGATTATGTAATGGAGAATCCGCGGTGGAAAGTATCGCTACAAACCCATAAATATTTGAACATACCATAA
- a CDS encoding DUF2911 domain-containing protein, giving the protein MKKLIIGGLSAMFFFVASPINAQDDDKVNYSKEELKFSKVDASPMDLALYRDQDDAAVARVIYSRPQKRNREIFGKLVPYGEVWRTGANEATEVTLYKDMKVADATVKAGNYTLYTIPGEKEWTVILNSKTNTWGSYEYTDKEDKVRINVPVRKAPNTIESLSMAFQEAKNGADLLIGWDNSYVKVPFKNAN; this is encoded by the coding sequence ATGAAAAAATTGATCATAGGTGGTTTAAGTGCAATGTTTTTCTTCGTTGCAAGCCCTATTAACGCACAGGATGACGATAAGGTAAACTACTCAAAGGAAGAACTTAAATTTTCCAAAGTAGATGCCAGTCCAATGGATCTTGCGCTTTACAGAGACCAGGATGACGCCGCAGTGGCGAGGGTAATTTATAGCCGACCACAAAAAAGAAATCGTGAGATCTTCGGTAAACTGGTGCCTTATGGTGAGGTATGGAGAACCGGCGCAAATGAAGCAACTGAAGTTACTTTATATAAGGACATGAAAGTTGCAGACGCTACGGTAAAAGCTGGGAATTACACCTTATACACGATCCCAGGCGAAAAGGAATGGACTGTTATTCTTAACAGCAAAACCAATACATGGGGTTCTTATGAATACACAGATAAGGAAGATAAGGTAAGAATTAATGTGCCGGTAAGAAAGGCTCCTAATACCATCGAATCTCTATCTATGGCTTTCCAGGAAGCTAAGAACGGTGCAGACCTTCTGATTGGATGGGATAACAGCTATGTAAAAGTTCCATTCAAGAATGCTAACTAA
- the asnB gene encoding asparagine synthase B, whose protein sequence is MCGILAVIGKDLDKKKIADLSKRMSHRGPDESGLKITEKGYVLAHERLSIVDLTTGIQPIQGTESAWMVHNGEIYNHMSLRNNELKDHTFRTTGDSEVIVHLYEKYGLEFVDKLDGVFSFVIIDGDEFMVARDPIGVKPLYYGKDEAGTIWFASEMKSLADSCIEFHAFPPGHYYTPETGFVRYYSPEWFESEVATQPADLQKLRESLIEATRKRLMADVPLGVLLSGGLDSSLTSSIAARLMKDSGQTLHSFSIGLDEAAPDLIAARKVADFLGTEHHEIHFTVEEGISILKKLVWHLETYDVTSIRASTPMYFLSKAIAEKGIKVVLSGEGSDEILGGYLYFKNAPSAEEFQKETIRRVQRLATADCLRADKSTMAHGLEARVPFLDKAFLKTAMEIVPEEKMPVTYDGIEKFILRKAFDTPEEPFLPEEVLWRQKEQFSDGVGYNWIDQLIDHASEQVTDVQMETAATRFPVNTPTSKEAYFYREIFQQHFPQDSAAKTVKRWIPKWQKDLDPSGRANETHVAPGMKKVVV, encoded by the coding sequence ATGTGTGGAATTTTAGCAGTTATCGGAAAAGATCTTGACAAGAAGAAGATCGCTGATCTTTCAAAAAGAATGTCTCATAGAGGCCCTGATGAAAGCGGACTGAAAATTACTGAAAAAGGTTATGTGTTAGCTCACGAACGCCTATCAATCGTAGATCTCACCACAGGTATTCAGCCTATACAAGGAACTGAATCTGCCTGGATGGTACACAATGGAGAGATCTATAACCACATGTCACTTCGAAATAACGAATTAAAGGATCATACTTTCAGAACTACCGGAGATTCTGAAGTAATCGTGCATTTGTATGAAAAGTATGGTCTTGAATTCGTAGACAAATTAGATGGCGTCTTCTCATTTGTGATCATTGATGGTGATGAATTTATGGTCGCCAGGGATCCAATTGGAGTAAAGCCACTTTATTATGGGAAGGACGAAGCAGGTACCATATGGTTTGCCAGTGAAATGAAATCTCTTGCAGATAGCTGTATTGAATTTCATGCTTTTCCTCCTGGACATTATTATACACCAGAAACCGGATTCGTAAGATATTATTCTCCAGAGTGGTTTGAATCTGAAGTTGCTACGCAGCCTGCAGACTTACAAAAGCTACGTGAAAGTTTGATCGAAGCGACCAGAAAGAGATTGATGGCAGATGTGCCTCTTGGAGTATTGCTTAGTGGTGGACTCGATTCTTCACTAACAAGTTCTATCGCGGCCAGATTGATGAAAGATAGTGGTCAAACATTGCATTCCTTTTCAATTGGTTTGGATGAAGCAGCACCAGATCTAATTGCTGCGAGAAAAGTTGCAGACTTTCTGGGTACCGAGCATCATGAAATTCATTTCACTGTAGAGGAAGGTATCTCTATTCTTAAAAAGCTTGTATGGCATCTTGAAACTTACGATGTTACTTCAATTCGCGCCAGCACTCCAATGTATTTTCTCTCTAAAGCAATTGCTGAAAAAGGGATTAAGGTTGTATTGTCTGGAGAAGGCTCTGATGAGATCCTTGGTGGATACTTATATTTCAAGAACGCTCCTTCTGCGGAAGAGTTTCAGAAGGAAACCATTAGAAGAGTACAGCGTCTGGCTACTGCAGATTGCCTGAGAGCAGATAAGTCAACGATGGCACACGGTCTTGAAGCAAGAGTGCCATTCCTGGATAAAGCTTTTTTGAAAACCGCAATGGAAATAGTTCCTGAAGAAAAAATGCCGGTTACTTATGATGGTATTGAAAAATTTATTTTGAGAAAGGCATTCGATACTCCTGAAGAACCTTTCCTGCCAGAAGAAGTATTATGGAGACAAAAAGAACAATTTAGTGATGGTGTGGGTTACAACTGGATCGATCAGCTAATTGATCATGCTTCAGAACAGGTGACAGACGTTCAAATGGAAACTGCGGCAACTAGGTTTCCGGTAAACACGCCAACTTCAAAAGAAGCTTACTTCTACCGTGAGATCTTTCAGCAGCATTTTCCTCAGGATTCCGCAGCGAAAACAGTTAAACGATGGATCCCAAAATGGCAGAAGGATCTTGATCCTAGTGGAAGAGCCAATGAAACTCACGTAGCTCCTGGAATGAAAAAAGTAGTTGTGTAA